In Nicotiana tabacum cultivar K326 chromosome 2, ASM71507v2, whole genome shotgun sequence, the following proteins share a genomic window:
- the LOC107801804 gene encoding uncharacterized protein LOC107801804, protein MTDGELAVIDKKPKAEYISQQKKLERQEKDETPSRKAKRQLFLADFPDFFAHNTPEPAINITKHSPAVHGSNHLAESVNSQKSVTDVVVLDNASSSTSPLSSDEKSRSKASVGRNLIADHSKISDAEDFFARVAAQLQDAKSPGIDVKSPALRMSRCSAQVLNKTKAEVRKLLMMPLHDIVLPENSSVLVAALPKYAASPNLSVEKVCALEELEKNLPSLFSDFHQAKRQQKVYSSKVAKKVILIDELLRVPYTIVAE, encoded by the exons AGTATATTTCACAGCAAAAGAAATTGGAAAGACAGGAAAAAGACGAGACCCCTTCTAGGAAAGCAAAGAGGCAACTGTTCCTGGCT GACTTCCCGGATTTCTTTGCACATAACACTCCGGAGCCTGCTATTAACATCACCAAACACTCTCCTGCAGTCCATGGCTCAAATCACTTGGCAGAATCTGTTAATAGTCAGAAGTCTGTAACTGATGTTGTTGTGTTAGATAATGCGTCCTCTTCCACATCACCACTTTCATCTGATGAA AAAAGTAGGAGCAAAGCATCTGTTGGACGAAACTTAATTGCTGATCATTCCAAAATAAGTGATGCTGAGGACTTCTTTGCTCGGGTCGCAGCACAGCTCCAAGATGCTAAATCCCCGGGAATTGATGTCAAGTCACCTGCACTAAGAATGTCTCGATGCTCAGCCCAAGTACTTAACAAAACCAAAGCTGAAGTTCGGAAGCTACTTATGATGCCTTTGCACGACATAGTTCTCCCTGAAAACTCTTCAGTTTTAGTGGCTGCCCTTCCTAAATATGCTGCATCACCCAATCTCTCGGTTGAGAAAGTATGTGCTTTGGAGGAACTCGAAAAGAATCTCCCATCCTTATTCTCTGATTTTCATCAGGCGAAGAGGCAGCAGAAAGTGTATAGCAGTAAGGTTGCCAAGAAGGTAATCCTGATCGATGAACTTCTACGTGTTCCTTACACTAtagttgcggaataa